From the Lactobacillus sp. PV034 genome, the window TATTGATAATTAAAAGGTTAGAAAATGAATCCTTATCAAGTTAATCTAAATCTTCCTCCTAATTACACCAAAGCACAAAAAGATATTCATCAAGCTGCAATTAATTTTTTAGCTAAGAATAGTGAAGAAGATTTAACAGTTTCAAAATTATGTAAAGTAGCAAAGATTTCGCGTAGTACGTTTTATTTAAATTATGGGTCGATTTATGAATTATTAACTGAGATTGAAGACGAATGGCTAAAACAATTACTTGATCTAGATCATGAGCTAACAAATTCAGAAAGAAAAAGTTGTACAGACTTTAGCTATTTTGC encodes:
- a CDS encoding TetR/AcrR family transcriptional regulator: MNPYQVNLNLPPNYTKAQKDIHQAAINFLAKNSEEDLTVSKLCKVAKISRSTFYLNYGSIYELLTEIEDEWLKQLLDLDHELTNSERKSCTDFSYFAQVLDFIDANLSFVKAFLINNYNLRLVEKWKTALKQQFWDRLGKKEITSQQDFVFEVVASTTINSYIYYAKHGTLIPRHEIYAIIAKVLKFLED